One window of Gilliamella sp. B3022 genomic DNA carries:
- the tetC gene encoding tetracyline resistance-associated transcriptional repressor TetC: MENKNHQQENFKSTYQSLVNSARILFVEKGYQAVSIDEISGKALVTKGAFYHHFKNKKQLLSACYKQQLIMIDAYITTKTDLTNGWSALESIFEHYLDYIIDNNKNLIPIQEVMPIIGWNELEKISLEYITGKVNAIVSKLIQENQLKAYDDDVLKNLLNGWFMHIAIHAKNLKELADKKGQFIAIYRGFLLSLKDK, translated from the coding sequence ATGGAAAATAAAAATCATCAACAAGAAAATTTTAAGAGTACCTATCAATCACTGGTTAACTCAGCACGAATATTGTTTGTTGAAAAAGGCTATCAAGCTGTTTCAATAGATGAGATCTCGGGAAAAGCGTTGGTGACCAAAGGTGCCTTTTATCATCACTTTAAAAATAAAAAACAATTACTCAGTGCCTGTTATAAGCAGCAATTAATTATGATTGATGCCTACATCACAACAAAAACTGATTTAACAAATGGTTGGTCTGCCTTAGAAAGTATATTTGAACATTATCTTGATTATATTATTGATAATAATAAAAACCTTATCCCTATCCAAGAAGTGATGCCTATCATTGGTTGGAATGAACTTGAAAAAATTAGCCTTGAATACATTACTGGTAAGGTAAACGCCATTGTCAGCAAATTGATCCAAGAGAACCAACTTAAAGCTTATGATGATGATGTGCTTAAAAACTTACTCAATGGCTGGTTTATGCATATCGCAATACATGCGAAAAACCTAAAAGAGCTTGCCGATAAAAAAGGCCAATTTATTGCTATTTACCGCGGCTTTTTATTGAGCTTGAAAGATAAATAA
- a CDS encoding antibiotic biosynthesis monooxygenase family protein, translating into MIAVIFEVQIQPDQQTRYLTLAEELRPLLSHVAGFISIERFQSLATEGKMLSLSWWENEYAVLQWKNHVLHAKAQQEGRESIFDFYKISIAHITREYSFKKDKDNV; encoded by the coding sequence ATGATTGCTGTAATATTTGAGGTGCAAATACAACCCGACCAACAAACTCGCTATTTGACTTTAGCTGAGGAGTTAAGACCACTATTAAGTCATGTAGCTGGTTTTATTTCAATTGAACGTTTTCAAAGTCTAGCTACAGAAGGAAAAATGTTATCGCTATCTTGGTGGGAAAACGAATACGCAGTTCTGCAATGGAAAAATCATGTTTTACATGCGAAAGCTCAACAAGAAGGGCGAGAGTCAATATTTGATTTTTACAAAATTAGTATTGCTCATATTACTCGCGAATATTCATTTAAAAAGGACAAGGATAATGTTTGA
- the tetR(B) gene encoding tetracycline resistance transcriptional repressor TetR(B): protein MSRLDKSKVINSALELLNEVGIEGLTTRKLAQKLGVEQPTLYWHVKNKRALLDALAIEMLDRHHTHFCPLEGESWQDFLRNNAKSFRCALLSHRDGAKVHLGTRPTEKQYETLENQLAFLCQQGFSLENALYALSAVGHFTLGCVLEDQEHQVAKEERETPTTDSMPPLLRQAIELFDHQGAEPAFLFGLELIICGLEKQLKCESGS from the coding sequence ATGTCTAGATTAGATAAAAGTAAAGTGATTAACAGCGCATTAGAGCTGCTTAATGAGGTCGGAATCGAAGGTTTAACAACCCGTAAACTCGCCCAGAAGCTAGGTGTAGAGCAGCCTACATTGTATTGGCATGTAAAAAATAAGCGGGCTTTGCTCGACGCCTTAGCCATTGAGATGTTAGATAGGCACCATACTCACTTTTGCCCTTTAGAAGGGGAAAGCTGGCAAGATTTTTTACGTAATAACGCTAAAAGTTTTAGATGTGCTTTACTAAGTCATCGCGATGGAGCAAAAGTACATTTAGGTACACGGCCTACAGAAAAACAGTATGAAACTCTCGAAAATCAATTAGCCTTTTTATGCCAACAAGGTTTTTCACTAGAGAATGCATTATATGCACTCAGCGCTGTGGGGCATTTTACTTTAGGTTGCGTATTGGAAGATCAAGAGCATCAAGTCGCTAAAGAAGAAAGGGAAACACCTACTACTGATAGTATGCCGCCATTATTACGACAAGCTATCGAATTATTTGATCACCAAGGTGCAGAGCCAGCCTTCTTATTCGGCCTTGAATTGATCATATGCGGATTAGAAAAACAACTTAAATGTGAAAGTGGGTCTTAA
- a CDS encoding Tn3-like element Tn3 family transposase → MPVDFLTTEQTESYGRFTGEPDELQLARYFHLDEADKEFIGKSRGDHNRLGIALQIGCVRFLGTFLTDMNHIPSGVRHFTARQLGIRDITVLAEYGQRENTRREHAALIRQHYQYREFAWPWTFRLTRLLYTRSWISNERPGLLFDLATGWLMQHRIILPGATTLTRLISEVREKATLRLWNKLALIPSAEQRSQLEMLLGPTDCSRLSLLESLKKGPVTISGPAFNEAIERWKTLNDFGLHAENLSTLPAVRLKNLARYAGMTSVFNIARMSPQKRMAVLVAFVLAWETLALDDALDVLDAMLAVIIRDARKIGQKKRLRSLKDLDKSALALASACSYLLKEETPDESIRAEVFSYIPRQKLAEIITLVREIARPSDDNFHEEMVEQYGRVRRFLPHLLNTVKFSSAPAGVTTLNACDYLSREFSSRRQFFDDAPTEIISRSWKRLVINKEKHITRRGYTLCFLSKLQDSLRRRDVYVTGSNRWGDPRARLLQGADWQANRIKVYRSLGHPTDPQEAIKSLGHQLDSRYRQVAARLCENEAVELDVSGPKPRLTISPLASLDEPDSLKRLSKMISDLLPPVDLTELLLEINAHTGFADEFFHASEASARVDDLPVSISAVLMAEACNIGLEPLIRSNVPALTRHRLNWTKANYLRAETITSANARLVDFQATLPLAQIWGGGEVASADGMRFVTPVRTINAGPNRKYFGNNRGITWYNFVSDQYSGFHGIVIPGTLRDSIFVLEGLLEQETGLNPTEIMTDTAGASELVFGLFWLLGYQFSPRLADAGASVFWRMDHDADYGVLNDIARGQSDPRKIVLQWDEMIRTAGSLKLGKVQASVLVRSLLKSERPSGLTQAIIEVGRINKTLYLLNYIDDEDYRRRILTQLNRGESRHAVARAICHGQKGEIRKRYTDGQEDQLGALGLVTNAVVLWNTIYMQAALDHLRAQGETLNDEDIARLSPLCHGHINMLGHYSFTLAELVTKGHLRPLKEASEAENVA, encoded by the coding sequence ATGCCCGTTGACTTTCTGACCACTGAGCAGACTGAAAGCTATGGCAGATTCACCGGTGAACCGGATGAGCTTCAGCTGGCACGATATTTTCACCTTGATGAAGCAGACAAGGAATTTATCGGAAAAAGCAGAGGTGATCACAACCGTCTGGGCATTGCCCTGCAAATTGGATGTGTCCGTTTTCTGGGCACCTTCCTCACCGATATGAATCATATTCCTTCCGGCGTCCGGCATTTTACCGCCAGACAGCTCGGGATTCGTGATATCACCGTTCTTGCAGAATACGGTCAGAGGGAAAATACCCGCCGTGAGCATGCAGCGCTGATACGTCAGCACTATCAGTATCGTGAATTTGCCTGGCCCTGGACATTTCGCCTTACCCGTCTTTTATATACCCGGAGCTGGATAAGCAACGAACGTCCTGGCCTGCTTTTCGATCTGGCGACAGGGTGGCTTATGCAACATCGTATTATTCTCCCCGGAGCCACTACGCTGACCCGGTTGATTTCAGAGGTAAGGGAAAAGGCGACGTTGCGCCTGTGGAACAAACTGGCACTGATACCGTCAGCCGAACAGCGTTCACAGCTGGAGATGCTGCTGGGGCCAACTGATTGCAGCCGCCTGTCTTTACTGGAATCACTGAAAAAGGGCCCTGTGACCATCAGTGGTCCGGCGTTTAATGAAGCAATTGAACGCTGGAAAACTCTGAACGATTTTGGCCTGCATGCTGAAAACCTGAGTACACTCCCGGCTGTGCGCCTGAAAAATCTCGCACGTTATGCTGGTATGACTTCGGTGTTCAATATTGCCAGGATGTCACCGCAGAAAAGGATGGCGGTTCTGGTTGCCTTTGTCCTTGCATGGGAAACGCTGGCGCTGGATGATGCATTGGACGTTCTGGACGCCATGCTGGCCGTTATCATCCGTGACGCCAGAAAGATTGGGCAGAAAAAACGGCTCCGCTCGCTGAAGGATCTGGATAAATCTGCATTGGCGCTCGCCAGCGCATGTTCGTACCTGCTGAAAGAAGAAACACCGGACGAATCGATTCGTGCTGAGGTGTTCAGCTACATCCCAAGGCAAAAGCTGGCTGAAATCATCACGCTTGTCCGTGAAATTGCCCGGCCCTCAGACGATAATTTTCATGAAGAAATGGTGGAGCAGTACGGGCGCGTTCGTCGTTTCCTGCCCCATCTGCTGAATACCGTTAAATTTTCATCCGCACCTGCCGGGGTTACCACTCTGAATGCCTGTGACTACCTCAGCCGGGAGTTCAGCTCACGGCGGCAGTTTTTTGACGACGCACCAACGGAAATTATCAGTCGGTCATGGAAACGGCTGGTGATTAACAAGGAAAAACATATCACCCGCAGGGGATACACGCTCTGCTTTCTCAGTAAACTGCAGGATAGTCTGAGGCGGAGGGATGTCTACGTTACCGGCAGTAACCGGTGGGGAGATCCTCGTGCAAGATTACTACAGGGTGCTGACTGGCAGGCAAACCGGATTAAGGTTTATCGTTCTTTGGGGCACCCGACAGACCCGCAGGAAGCAATAAAATCTCTGGGTCATCAGCTTGATAGTCGTTACAGACAGGTTGCTGCACGTCTTTGCGAAAATGAGGCTGTCGAACTCGATGTTTCTGGCCCGAAGCCCCGGTTGACAATTTCTCCCCTCGCCAGTCTTGATGAGCCGGACAGTCTGAAACGACTGAGCAAAATGATCAGTGATCTACTCCCTCCGGTGGATTTAACGGAGTTGCTGCTCGAAATTAACGCCCATACCGGATTTGCTGATGAGTTTTTCCATGCTAGTGAAGCCAGTGCCAGAGTTGATGATCTGCCCGTCAGCATCAGCGCCGTGCTGATGGCTGAAGCCTGCAATATCGGTCTGGAACCACTGATCAGATCAAATGTTCCTGCACTGACCCGACACCGGCTGAACTGGACAAAAGCGAACTATCTGCGGGCTGAAACTATCACCAGCGCTAATGCCAGACTGGTTGATTTTCAGGCAACGCTGCCACTGGCACAGATATGGGGTGGAGGAGAAGTGGCATCTGCAGATGGAATGCGCTTTGTTACGCCAGTCAGAACAATCAATGCCGGACCGAACCGCAAATACTTTGGTAATAACAGAGGGATCACCTGGTACAACTTTGTGTCCGATCAGTATTCCGGCTTTCATGGCATCGTTATACCGGGGACGCTGAGGGACTCTATCTTTGTGCTGGAAGGTCTTCTGGAACAGGAGACCGGGCTGAATCCAACCGAAATTATGACCGATACAGCAGGTGCCAGCGAACTTGTCTTTGGCCTTTTCTGGCTGCTGGGATACCAGTTTTCTCCACGCCTGGCTGATGCCGGTGCTTCGGTTTTCTGGCGAATGGACCATGATGCCGACTATGGCGTGCTGAATGATATTGCCAGAGGGCAATCAGATCCCCGAAAAATAGTCCTTCAGTGGGACGAAATGATCCGGACCGCTGGCTCCCTGAAGCTGGGCAAAGTACAGGCTTCAGTGCTGGTCCGTTCATTGCTGAAAAGTGAACGTCCTTCCGGACTGACTCAGGCAATCATTGAAGTGGGGCGCATCAACAAAACGCTGTATCTGCTTAATTATATTGATGATGAAGATTACCGCCGGCGCATTCTGACCCAGCTTAATCGGGGAGAAAGTCGCCATGCCGTTGCCAGAGCCATCTGTCACGGTCAAAAAGGTGAGATAAGAAAACGATATACCGACGGTCAGGAAGATCAACTGGGCGCACTGGGGCTGGTCACTAACGCCGTCGTGTTATGGAACACTATTTATATGCAGGCAGCCCTGGATCATCTCCGGGCGCAGGGTGAAACACTGAATGATGAAGATATCGCACGCCTCTCCCCGCTTTGCCACGGACATATCAATATGCTCGGCCATTATTCCTTCACGCTGGCAGAACTGGTGACCAAAGGACATCTGAGACCATTAAAAGAGGCGTCAGAGGCAGAAAACGTTGCTTAA
- the tet(B) gene encoding tetracycline efflux MFS transporter Tet(B), whose product MNSSTKIALVITLLDAMGIGLIMPVLPTLLREFIASEDIANHFGVLLALYALMQVIFAPWLGKMSDRFGRRPVLLLSLIGASLDYLLLAFSSALWMLYLGRLLSGITGATGAVAASVIADTTSASQRVKWFGWLGASFGLGLIAGPIIGGFAGEISPHSPFFIAALLNIVTFLVVMFWFRETKNTRDNTDTEVGVETQSNSVYITLFKTMPILLIIYFSAQLIGQIPATVWVLFTENRFGWNSMMVGFSLAGLGLLHSVFQAFVAGRIATKWGEKTAVLLGFIADSSAFAFLAFISEGWLVFPVLILLAGGGIALPALQGVMSIQTKSHQQGALQGLLVSLTNATGVIGPLLFAVIYNHSLPIWDGWIWIIGLAFYCIIILLSMTFMLTPQAQGSKQETSA is encoded by the coding sequence ATGAATAGTTCGACAAAGATCGCATTGGTAATTACGTTACTCGATGCCATGGGGATTGGCCTTATCATGCCAGTCTTGCCAACGTTATTACGTGAATTTATTGCTTCGGAAGATATCGCTAACCACTTTGGCGTATTGCTTGCACTTTATGCGTTAATGCAGGTTATCTTTGCTCCTTGGCTTGGAAAAATGTCTGACCGATTTGGTCGGCGCCCAGTGCTGTTGTTGTCATTAATAGGCGCATCGCTGGATTACTTATTGCTGGCTTTTTCAAGTGCGCTTTGGATGCTGTATTTAGGCCGTTTGCTTTCAGGGATCACAGGAGCTACTGGGGCTGTCGCGGCATCGGTCATTGCCGATACCACCTCAGCTTCTCAACGCGTGAAGTGGTTCGGTTGGTTAGGGGCAAGTTTTGGGCTTGGTTTAATAGCGGGGCCTATTATTGGTGGTTTTGCAGGAGAGATTTCACCGCATAGTCCCTTTTTTATCGCTGCGTTGCTAAATATTGTCACTTTCCTTGTGGTTATGTTTTGGTTCCGTGAAACCAAAAATACACGTGATAATACAGATACCGAAGTAGGGGTTGAGACGCAATCGAATTCGGTATACATCACTTTATTTAAAACGATGCCCATTTTGTTGATTATTTATTTTTCAGCGCAATTGATAGGCCAAATTCCCGCAACGGTGTGGGTGCTATTTACCGAAAATCGTTTTGGATGGAATAGCATGATGGTTGGCTTTTCATTAGCGGGTCTTGGTCTTTTACACTCAGTATTCCAAGCCTTTGTGGCAGGAAGAATAGCCACTAAATGGGGCGAAAAAACGGCAGTACTGCTCGGATTTATTGCAGATAGTAGTGCATTTGCCTTTTTAGCGTTTATATCTGAAGGTTGGTTAGTTTTCCCTGTTTTAATTTTATTGGCTGGTGGTGGGATCGCTTTACCTGCATTACAGGGAGTGATGTCTATCCAAACAAAGAGTCATCAGCAAGGTGCTTTACAGGGATTATTGGTGAGCCTTACCAATGCAACCGGTGTTATTGGCCCATTACTGTTTGCTGTTATTTATAATCATTCACTACCAATTTGGGATGGCTGGATTTGGATTATTGGTTTAGCGTTTTACTGTATTATTATCCTGCTATCGATGACCTTCATGTTAACCCCTCAAGCTCAGGGGAGTAAACAGGAGACAAGTGCTTAG
- a CDS encoding recombinase family protein — MRLFGYARVSTSQQSLDLQVRALKDAGVKANRIFTDKASGSSTDREGLDLLRMKVEEDDVILVKKLDRLGRDTADMIQLIKEFDAQGVAVRFIDDGISTDGDMGQMVVTILSAVAQAERRRILERTNEGRQEAKLKGIKFGRRRTVDRNVVLTLHQKGTGATEIAHQLSIARSTVYKILEDERAS, encoded by the coding sequence ATGCGACTTTTTGGTTACGCTCGGGTCTCAACCAGTCAGCAGTCTCTTGATCTTCAGGTCAGAGCACTCAAAGACGCAGGTGTGAAAGCAAACCGTATATTTACCGATAAGGCATCCGGCAGTTCAACAGATCGGGAAGGGCTGGATTTGCTGAGGATGAAGGTGGAGGAAGATGATGTCATTCTGGTTAAGAAGCTCGACCGTCTTGGCCGCGACACTGCCGATATGATCCAACTGATAAAGGAATTTGACGCTCAGGGCGTGGCAGTCCGGTTCATTGATGACGGGATCAGTACCGACGGTGATATGGGGCAAATGGTGGTCACCATCCTGTCGGCTGTGGCACAGGCTGAACGCCGGAGGATCCTAGAGCGCACGAATGAGGGCCGACAGGAAGCAAAGCTGAAAGGAATCAAATTTGGCCGCAGGCGTACCGTGGACAGGAACGTCGTGCTGACGCTTCATCAGAAGGGCACTGGTGCAACGGAAATTGCTCATCAGCTCAGTATTGCCCGCTCCACGGTTTATAAAATTCTTGAAGACGAAAGGGCCTCGTGA
- a CDS encoding ArsR/SmtB family transcription factor, with protein MANLIRKEVTFESSIAAIGAAMSDISRVKILSALMDGRAWTATELSSVANISASTASSHLSKLLDCQLITVVAQGKHRYFRLAGKDIAELMESMMGISLNHGVHAKVSTPVHLRKARTCYDHLAGEVAVKIYDSLCQQQWITENGSMITLSGIQYFHEMGIDVPSKHSRKICCACLDWSERRFHLGGYVGAALFSLYESKGWLTRHLGYREVTITEKGYAAFKTHFHI; from the coding sequence ATGGCTAATTTAATACGAAAAGAGGTTACCTTTGAGTCCTCAATAGCCGCGATAGGGGCGGCTATGTCTGACATTTCACGAGTTAAAATACTCAGTGCTTTGATGGATGGGCGAGCTTGGACAGCCACTGAGCTAAGTTCTGTGGCGAATATATCAGCTTCAACGGCGAGCAGTCATTTATCTAAATTATTAGATTGCCAGCTAATCACAGTAGTAGCTCAAGGCAAGCATCGTTATTTTCGGCTAGCAGGAAAAGATATTGCTGAATTGATGGAAAGTATGATGGGGATCTCCTTAAACCATGGCGTACATGCCAAAGTTTCCACGCCAGTGCATTTACGAAAAGCACGTACTTGCTATGATCATTTAGCTGGCGAAGTTGCCGTTAAGATCTATGATTCCCTTTGTCAACAGCAATGGATCACTGAAAATGGTTCAATGATCACATTAAGTGGTATTCAATATTTTCATGAAATGGGAATTGACGTTCCTTCCAAACATTCACGTAAAATCTGTTGTGCGTGTTTAGATTGGAGTGAACGCCGTTTCCATTTAGGTGGGTACGTTGGAGCCGCATTATTTTCGCTTTATGAATCTAAAGGGTGGTTAACTCGACATCTTGGTTACCGTGAAGTTACCATCACGGAAAAAGGTTATGCTGCTTTTAAGACCCACTTTCACATTTAA
- a CDS encoding TIGR03747 family integrating conjugative element membrane protein, giving the protein MANIEKSDTNSNTTRKKGFIVSIISTLFFSLLISIVIECIGITFFWPELGDSHSKEMLNTEFGYLTKDFVDSFILSEPLVFAENIITNAYQFIAIKTGLIEIIDGTVNDESSIIYKYINSVGVYVKAIINVILVFLVRLVILILSIPIFILASIVGCVDGLVRRDIRRFGAGRESSFLYYHSKAWIKPMLILSWLIYLSVPFSIHPNTIFIPMAFLFGLSISITFGSFKKYL; this is encoded by the coding sequence ATGGCTAATATTGAAAAATCGGACACTAATTCGAATACAACAAGAAAAAAAGGATTTATTGTCTCTATAATTTCTACCCTTTTTTTTTCACTTCTTATAAGCATTGTAATTGAATGTATTGGTATAACATTTTTTTGGCCAGAACTAGGTGATAGTCATAGTAAAGAAATGCTTAATACTGAGTTTGGTTACTTGACTAAAGACTTTGTTGATAGTTTTATTTTGTCTGAGCCTTTAGTTTTTGCAGAAAATATTATTACTAATGCATATCAATTTATTGCTATCAAAACTGGATTAATTGAAATAATAGATGGAACAGTGAACGATGAGAGTTCTATTATATATAAATATATTAATTCAGTAGGCGTTTACGTGAAAGCCATTATTAATGTTATATTGGTTTTTTTGGTTCGCTTAGTTATTTTGATTCTTTCAATACCTATTTTCATACTTGCATCTATTGTTGGTTGCGTCGATGGGCTTGTTCGGCGAGACATTCGAAGGTTTGGAGCGGGTCGTGAATCAAGTTTTCTATATTATCATTCTAAAGCGTGGATAAAGCCCATGTTAATTTTATCATGGCTTATCTATTTATCAGTTCCTTTCTCAATCCATCCCAATACGATATTTATACCGATGGCTTTTTTATTTGGTCTAAGTATTAGCATTACATTTGGTTCATTTAAGAAATATTTGTAA
- the gltS gene encoding sodium/glutamate symporter, with product MILDASYTLLVACIALLIGMFVVKFTPFLQKNHIPEAVVGGFIVAIVLLIIDKTSGYSFTFDASLQSLLMLTFFSSIGLSSDFSRLIKGGKPLVLLTIAVTILIAIQNTVGMSMAVMMNESPFIGLIAGSITLTGGHGNAGAWGPILADKYGVTGAVELAMACATLGLVLGGLVGGPVARHLLKKVSIPKTTEQERDTIVEAFEQPSVKRKINANNVIETISMLIICIVVGGYISALFKDTFLQLPTFVWCLFVGIIIRNTLTHVFKHEVFEPTVDVLGSVALSLFLAMALMSLKFGQLASMAGPVLIIIAVQTVVMVLFACFVTFKMMGKDYDAVVISAGHCGFGMGATPTAIANMQTVTKAFGPSHKAFLVVPMVGAFIVDISNSILIKIFIEIGTYFT from the coding sequence ATGATCCTAGATGCCAGTTATACATTATTAGTCGCATGTATCGCGCTACTCATAGGAATGTTTGTCGTAAAATTTACCCCGTTCCTACAAAAAAACCACATACCAGAAGCCGTCGTTGGTGGCTTTATTGTTGCAATTGTTCTGTTAATTATTGATAAAACATCAGGTTATTCGTTTACTTTTGATGCTTCATTGCAAAGTTTATTAATGCTCACATTCTTTTCCTCTATCGGGCTAAGTTCTGACTTTTCTCGACTGATTAAAGGAGGAAAGCCGTTAGTTCTATTAACTATTGCAGTAACGATCCTAATCGCCATTCAAAATACTGTCGGCATGAGTATGGCTGTCATGATGAATGAAAGTCCATTTATTGGCTTAATTGCAGGTTCAATTACTCTAACAGGTGGTCATGGTAATGCCGGAGCATGGGGCCCTATTCTCGCTGATAAATATGGTGTAACAGGCGCCGTTGAATTAGCGATGGCTTGTGCAACACTTGGATTAGTGTTGGGTGGTTTAGTTGGCGGCCCTGTTGCCCGTCATCTTTTGAAAAAGGTCTCTATTCCTAAAACAACCGAGCAAGAGCGCGACACTATCGTTGAAGCTTTTGAGCAACCAAGCGTCAAAAGAAAAATCAATGCAAATAACGTTATTGAAACCATTTCAATGCTGATTATCTGTATTGTTGTTGGTGGCTATATCAGTGCATTGTTTAAAGATACTTTTCTGCAACTGCCTACTTTTGTCTGGTGTTTATTTGTCGGTATTATTATCCGTAATACACTGACTCATGTATTTAAACACGAAGTGTTTGAGCCGACCGTCGATGTATTAGGTAGCGTTGCTTTATCGCTTTTCTTGGCAATGGCGTTAATGTCATTAAAATTTGGTCAATTGGCAAGCATGGCAGGGCCAGTATTAATTATCATTGCTGTACAAACTGTTGTCATGGTGCTATTTGCCTGCTTTGTCACCTTCAAAATGATGGGCAAAGATTATGATGCTGTCGTGATCAGCGCGGGTCACTGTGGCTTTGGTATGGGAGCAACACCAACAGCAATTGCGAATATGCAAACAGTCACAAAAGCATTTGGACCATCACATAAAGCTTTCCTTGTCGTTCCTATGGTCGGTGCCTTTATTGTTGATATTTCAAACAGTATCTTAATTAAAATATTTATTGAAATTGGTACATACTTTACCTAA